A part of Arachis hypogaea cultivar Tifrunner chromosome 12, arahy.Tifrunner.gnm2.J5K5, whole genome shotgun sequence genomic DNA contains:
- the LOC112726805 gene encoding BON1-associated protein 2-like: MGLSSRTIEITVISGENVHVKEESYVVVRAESLKSCTTKAAKNTHIIINNNHSSSLISWNEKLLLEIPMHARSITFEVQCKNSRASSARPVGMARIAISDILLGGSGFGSDSDDDNNVLSYRLRDWDGRRNGVIHFSVTTAKITAAVEEAVEPPVKGLVEDHMKKNNKNSNEVVLGVPLWWNYPNII; the protein is encoded by the coding sequence ATGGGGCTAAGCTCACGAACTATAGAGATTACGGTTATTTCCGGTGAAAACGTTCATGTGAAGGAGGAATCATACGTCGTCGTTCGAGCTGAGTCACTCAAATCTTGCACAACAAAAGCAGCCAAAAACACTCACATTATTATCAACAATAATCATAGCTCAAGTTTGATTTCATGGAACGAGAAGTTATTGCTTGAGATTCCAATGCATGCAAGGTCCATTACATTTGAGGTTCAATGCAAGAATTCAAGAGCAAGTAGTGCTAGACCCGTTGGGATGGCAAGGATTGCTATTTCGGATATATTGTTGGGTGGTTCGGGGTTCGGCAGCGACAGCGACGACGACAATAATGTGTTGAGTTATAGGTTGAGGGACTGGGATGGACGGAGAAATGGAGTTATTCATTTCTCCGTAACGACTGCGAAGATCACGGCCGCCGTGGAAGAAGCAGTGGAGCCGCCGGTGAAGGGTTTGGTGGAGGATCACatgaagaagaataataagaACTCCAATGAAGTTGTTCTTGGTGTTCCTTTATGGTGGAACTACCCCAATATTATTTGA
- the LOC112726806 gene encoding BON1-associated protein 2, with the protein MGVSSQTIEITVISGENVHVKEESYVVVRAESLKSCTTKAAKNTHIIINNNHSSSLISWNEKLLLEIPMHARSITFEVQCKNSRASSARPVGVARIAISDILLGGSGFGSDSDRDGDNVLSYRLRDWDGRRNGVIHFSVRRMTVAPPVENTVKELVEDQKKTKKEPGEEVVLGVPVWWNYPNIII; encoded by the coding sequence ATGGGGGTAAGCTCACAAACTATAGAGATTACGGTTATTTCCGGTGAAAACGTTCATGTGAAGGAGGAATCATACGTCGTCGTTCGAGCTGAGTCACTCAAATCTTGCACAACAAAAGCAGCCAAAAACACTCACATTATCATCAACAATAATCATAGCTCAAGTCTGATTTCATGGAACGAGAAGTTATTGCTTGAGATTCCAATGCATGCAAGGTCCATCACGTTTGAGGTTCAATGCAAGAATTCAAGAGCAAGTAGTGCTAGACCCGTTGGGGTGGCAAGGATTGCTATTTCGGATATATTGTTGGGTGGTTCTGGGTTTGGCAGCGACAGCGACAGAGACGGCGACAATGTGCTGAGTTATAGGTTGAGGGATTGGGATGGAAGGAGAAATGGAGTTATTCATTTCTCCGTGAGGAGGATGACGGTGGCACCACCGGTGGAAAATACGGTGAAGGAGTTGGTGGAGGATCAGAAAAAGACTAAGAAGGAACCTGGTGAAGAAGTTGTTCTTGGAGTTCCCGTATGGTGGAACTACCCTAATATTATTATTTGA
- the LOC112726807 gene encoding shaggy-related protein kinase theta: MNMMRRLKSIASGRTSISSDPGGDSSTKRAKFDQETTGKVNDESITIDKGGQDQEDFVDAQMGDAVGTSDVSSVAKNEKSGFDQLPKELHDMKIADEKRKKNNEKDVEATVVSGNGTETGQIITTAIGGRDGQPKQTISYMAERVVGTGSFGVVFQAKCLETGEPVAIKKVLQDKRYKNRELQVMRMLEHPNVVRLKHCFFSTTDKDELYLNLVLEYVPETVYKVSKQFIRMHQYMPIINVQLYTYQICRALNYLHEVIGVCHRDIKPQNLLVNPQTHELKICDFGSAKMLVPGEPNISYICSRYYRAPELIFGATEYTTAIDMWSVGCVLAELLLGQPLFPGESGVDQLVEIIKILGTPTREEIRCMNPNYNEFKFPQIKAHPWHKVFNKKLPPEAVDLVSRLLQYSPNLRCTALAACAHPFFDDLRDPNTCLPNGRPLPPLFNFTEAELANAPDELRQRLIPEHARSSS; this comes from the exons ATGAATATGATGAGAAGGTTGAAGAGCATTGCTTCTGGCAGGACATCCATTTCTTCAGATCCT GGAGGTGATTCTAGCACGAAAAGAGCTAAGTTTGATCAGGAAACCACAGGGAAAGTCAATGATGAATCGATTACCATAGACAAAGGCGGCCAAGATCAGGAAGATTTTGTAGATGCACAAATGGGGGATGCTGTTGGCACATCAGATGTATCTTCGGTAGCTAAAAATGAAAAGTCGGGTTTTGATCAACTTCCAAAAGAATTGCATGATATGAAAATTGCTGatgagaaaaggaaaaagaacaaTGAGAAG GATGTAGAAGCAACTGTAGTGAGTGGTAATGGAACAGAAACAGGTCAAATAATTACAACTGCTATTGGTGGCCGAGATGGACAACCAAAGCAG ACAATATCGTACATGGCTGAACGCGTGGTTGGAACTGGTTCTTTTGGAGTTGTTTTTCAG GCTAAGTGCCTCGAGACTGGTGAACCGGTTGCCATAAAGAAGGTTTTGCAAGACAAGAGATATAAGAATAGGGAACTTCAGGTTATGCGCATGCTTGAGCATCCTAATGTTGTGCGACTAAAGCACTGTTTCTTTTCAACTACGGATAAGGATGAGTTGTACCTCAACCTGGTTttggagtatgttcctgaaactGTTTACAAGGTTTCAAAGCAGTTTATTAGGATGCACCAATATATGCCTATCATTAATGTGCAACTTTATACATATCAG ATATGCCGTGCATTGAATTATTTACATGAAGTCATTGGCGTCTGTCATCGTGACATCAAGCCCCAGAATTTATTG GTCAATCCTCAGACCCATGAGTTGAAGATATGCGATTTTGGTAGTGCAAAGATGTTG GTGCCTGGTGAACCCAACATATCATACATATGCTCGAGGTATTATAGGGCTCCAGAACTTATATTTGGGGCAACTGAATACACAACTGCTATTGATATGTGGTCTGTCGGTTGTGTTTTGGCTGAGCTCCTTCTAGGACAG CCATTATTTCCAGGAGAGAGTGGGGTTGATCAGTTAGTAGAGATCATTAAG ATCTTGGGAACACCTACCAGAGAAGAAATAAGGTGCATGAATCCCAACTACAATGAATTCAAGTTTCCTCAGATTAAAGCGCACCCGTGGCACAAG GTTTTCAACAAGAAACTGCCACCTGAAGCAGTGGATCTTGTGTCAAGGCTACTTCAATATTCACCAAATCTACGTTGCACTGCG TTGGCTGCATGTGCACACCCATTCTTCGATGATCTACGGGACCCGAATACATGCCTGCCAAATGGGCGACCGCTGCCGCCGTTGTTCAATTTCACTGAAGCAG AACTGGCAAATGCACCTGATGAGTTGCGTCAACGTCTCATTCCCGAGCATGCGAGGAGTTCGAGCTGA